In Macadamia integrifolia cultivar HAES 741 chromosome 5, SCU_Mint_v3, whole genome shotgun sequence, a single window of DNA contains:
- the LOC122079652 gene encoding protein TIC 21, chloroplastic-like isoform X2, with protein sequence MQTLLLPSASSNGVAATAVASLNCSHLPRLPHGTLFSSNLIHNHNLALPFSPSKFSVSLSSLPLLESRIASASFYVSCNRRGTAASVNASAPVSSYSSYPSPANESEMSKLAQVAKRLEKTSRYFKRLGSLGFWGQLVSTVVAAVILSFSVVATGKISSPPTFYATAGGIAAAFISVFWSFGYIRLSDRLRKTANDPSKEGMEGEEECNWLHVSRKR encoded by the exons ATGCAGACACTTCTGCTACCTTCAGCTTCTTCCAATGGAGTGGCGGCAACGGCGGTGGCATCCTTAAATTGCTCTCATCTCCCTCGCCTCCCCCATGGAACCCTCTTTTCCTCCAACCTCATCCACAACCACAATCTCGCTCTTCCCTTCTCCCCTTCCAAGTTTTCAGTCTCcttatcttctcttcctctcctgGAGTCGCGTATCGCCTCTGCTTCCTTCTATGTCTCCTGCAATAGAAGAGGAACTGCCGCCTCTGTCAACGCCTCCGCTCCCGTTTCCTCATACTCCTCCTACCCTTCCCCCGCGAATGAATCTGAAATGTCTAAACTCGCTCag GTTGCCAAGAGactagagaaaacttcaagataTTTCAAGCGGTTGGgtagtttggggttttggggaCAGCTAGTGTCTACTGTAGTTGCCGCCGTAATTCTATCATTCTCCGTTGTGGCTACTGGGAAAATCTCATCGCCACCGACATTCTATGCTACTGCTGGGGGGATTGCAGCCGCCTTCATTTCCGTCTTTTGGTCCTTCGGTTATATCCGTCTTTCAGATAGGCTTCGAAAAACTGCCAACGATCCTTCAAAG GAGGGAATGGAAGGTGAAGAAGAATGTAATTGGCTGCATGTATCCAGGAAACGATAA